TATTCTCATCAGTGTTGTGCTAACACTGTTGATGTGGCTGATCAGGAAATTTATGTGAGGCCGTGTATTATTCAGTGACAGCAACCAGATTAGTTCAATGTGATGTCGCTGCTCCAATGAAATTTCGTAAATTCGCTATGAGTTTACCGTTGTGATCAAAACGTCTAAGTCAAATTAATATGAAAGGTGTTAGCTATATCAAAGACAGCCATAAAAAAGTGAAGGCGGTGCAGATCGACATTAGTCTTCTGGAAAAATATAATGAGCAACTGGAAGATTTGATCGATGTAATAATTGCTGAATCGAGGGTAGATGAACCCAGTGTACCATTTGAAAGAGTAGAAAAATCGCTCCGAAAAAAAGGTAAAATATGATTTACCTGATTACGGTAAAAAGATCTGCCGTCAAGGAAATTGAAATGCTTCCGGTAAAAGTAGCTTCTAAAATCGTTGATGCGATTCGGGCGTTGGCAGTTAATCCCAGGCCGACAGGATGCATAAAACTAAAAGGTGATGGCGGATATTTCTGGAGAATCAGAATTGGAGATTACCGTGTCATCTATTCCATAAAAGACGAAATAAAAATTATTAATGTACAGAAAGTAGGACATCGAAAAGACATTTATAAATAAACTAAAAATTTCTCCAATGAAAAAGATCATCACACTTCTCGTAATTATTCCGCTGAACATTGCTCTTCACGCCGGCGACCTGAATTATTTTTCCGGAACGTGGAATGAATCGCTGAAAAAAGCAGGCGCCGAAAAAAAATACGTGATGCTCGATTGCTACACCGATTGGTGCGGCTGGTGCAAAGTGATGGACCGCTCCACTTTCAAAAGCGACACTACGATTACAGAGATCGATAAGAATTTTGTCGCGATAAAAAGAGAAATGGAAAAAGATCCGGAGGGACTCATGATCGCAATGAAATATCACATTCAGGCATTTCCTACTTACTTGATCTTTTCTCCCGAAGGAAAATTAATTTACACGATAGTGGGTTATCGCCCCACCCAGCAATTTGTAGATGAATTGATGAAAGCTGAAAATCCTGCAACGCAGGTTAATTATCCCGGCTATTCTCCGGCGCTCGATCCCGGTTTCCCGGAGTTTTACAAAAAATCGTACGGCACCGGAAAGGCACGTGTGAATCCTTCTCCAGATACAGTGAATACATTTCTCGATAAACAAAAAGATATTACTGCTGAAGTTCCCTGGGATGTGATCGCACGTTTCAATGTGAATGATAAATATTCCAATCTCGTTCTTTCTAATGCAGATAAGTTGCGCGGGCTCTATGGAAAAGACCAGGTGGATAACAAAATTTACGCGATCATTTTTATGAAAGGAGATTCTGCTGCAAATAAGAATGATGAGAAGTTGCTGAATGAAGCGCTCGCCGATCTCGACAAATATTTTCCCGGAAATATTTACAATGGAAGTAATAAACGCCGGTTGAGCATTTCATTCTATGAAAAGAATAACGGATGGGTGAAAGTGACACAGCTCGAACAAGCAATGCTTGATACGTGTAAACCTGCGAGTATGAATTCTGCTTCCAATGAAATAAATGACGTGTGCTGGGGATTTTATGAGAAGTGCGACGACAAAACTGCACTGGAACTTACATTACCATTAATGAAAAAAATTACGGATGCTGTCCCTGAATATGCTTCCATGGATACTTATGCCTCTTTGCTTTACAAAGCCGGCCATTATAAAGAAGCAAAAACAGTCGCTGAAAATGCGATCGCGCTTGGTAAGAAGAGCGGCGATAAAACAGATTCGACCGAGAAACTGCTGGTGGACATCAACACTAAACTCAAGCAGTAGACGGAATCTCGTTTTATGTTTTACCGGGTTATTTTTTTTTTGAAGCTTATTTTATTTTTATGGTTGTGTTTCAGTACAACCACATCCATTCATGCCGGGAATGCACACCCTGTTCGTCCCGATTATTCCAATGAAAAATTCTGGATCGCACTTCCCGCAAGGCACGACATAGGCGACAGCATTCCTCCCGGTTGTGAAATAAAGGAAGATGAAGCCAATGCAAATGCGGATGTGTTCTACATTCATCCAACGGTTTATCTTGCCGGCGGCCCCTGGAACGGCGATCTCGATGATAAAAGTCTCAACCGGAAATGTGATGCGTGTGTTTTATTCCAGGCCACGCCGTTCAACGCGTGTTGTAAAGTTTATGCGCCGCGTTACCGGCAGGCTATTCTCCGCGCCTTCACCGATTCGTGTGCTGCAGGAGATGCTGCACTCGATACAGCGTACTCCGATGTGAAAAAAGCTTTTGAATATTATCTCGCGAATTATAATCACGGCCGGCCCATCATCGTTGCAGGGCACAGCCAGGGATCGTATCACGCAAAACGCTTACTCAAAGAATTTTTCGAGGGAAAACCTTTACTCAAACAACTCGTTGCCGCGTACGCAATTGGTTGCCCGATACCGGTGAATTATTTTAGCGACATTCCCGTTGGCGACAGTGCAGCGCAAACCGGATGTTTCATAACATGGAATACGGTTGCTTACGGTACGCAGATGACAGGCGCGCTCGCACGCTACACAGGCGATGCGTGTGTGAATCCGCTGACGTGGAGAACAGATACAACGACTGCGAAAAAAGAATTGCATGATGGAGCAGTACCGTTTGATTTTAAAAGTATCGATCGCCACCTCGTGCAGGCCTGCATCCGCGGAAATTTACTCTGGATTACTTCTTCCGACAAAAAACATTTCCGGAAATATTATCATCTCGGGAAGATCTATCATGTGAGTGATGTGAATTTTTTCTACATGGACATACGCGCGAATGCGATCGTGCGCGTGAATGCGTACAGGAAGAAGAATGGGAATTAATTCCAAAAAAATTATCTGAACACAGTCAGCTTTACATCATCGATGGATGTTTCTGCATTTTTTTCAGTTTGATTGAACATCACTGAAAAAATATCGCCTTTCATCATGGAAGGAAGCGGAACAATAAGATGAACATCCTGCCATTTATTTTCTTCTGTCATTTGCCGGATAATGAAATAAGATCCGCCCGATAATTCCTTATCGTTATGACGGAAACTG
This DNA window, taken from Bacteroidota bacterium, encodes the following:
- a CDS encoding type II toxin-antitoxin system RelE/ParE family toxin; the encoded protein is MIYLITVKRSAVKEIEMLPVKVASKIVDAIRALAVNPRPTGCIKLKGDGGYFWRIRIGDYRVIYSIKDEIKIINVQKVGHRKDIYK
- a CDS encoding DUF255 domain-containing protein, translating into MKKIITLLVIIPLNIALHAGDLNYFSGTWNESLKKAGAEKKYVMLDCYTDWCGWCKVMDRSTFKSDTTITEIDKNFVAIKREMEKDPEGLMIAMKYHIQAFPTYLIFSPEGKLIYTIVGYRPTQQFVDELMKAENPATQVNYPGYSPALDPGFPEFYKKSYGTGKARVNPSPDTVNTFLDKQKDITAEVPWDVIARFNVNDKYSNLVLSNADKLRGLYGKDQVDNKIYAIIFMKGDSAANKNDEKLLNEALADLDKYFPGNIYNGSNKRRLSISFYEKNNGWVKVTQLEQAMLDTCKPASMNSASNEINDVCWGFYEKCDDKTALELTLPLMKKITDAVPEYASMDTYASLLYKAGHYKEAKTVAENAIALGKKSGDKTDSTEKLLVDINTKLKQ
- a CDS encoding DUF3089 domain-containing protein, encoding MKLILFLWLCFSTTTSIHAGNAHPVRPDYSNEKFWIALPARHDIGDSIPPGCEIKEDEANANADVFYIHPTVYLAGGPWNGDLDDKSLNRKCDACVLFQATPFNACCKVYAPRYRQAILRAFTDSCAAGDAALDTAYSDVKKAFEYYLANYNHGRPIIVAGHSQGSYHAKRLLKEFFEGKPLLKQLVAAYAIGCPIPVNYFSDIPVGDSAAQTGCFITWNTVAYGTQMTGALARYTGDACVNPLTWRTDTTTAKKELHDGAVPFDFKSIDRHLVQACIRGNLLWITSSDKKHFRKYYHLGKIYHVSDVNFFYMDIRANAIVRVNAYRKKNGN